A part of Corynebacterium lactis RW2-5 genomic DNA contains:
- a CDS encoding aspartate-semialdehyde dehydrogenase: MTTIAVVGATGQVGRVMRSILEQRNFPADKVRFFASARSAGKELEFRGEKIVVEDVAATSDEDLKGIDVAVFSAGGTLSKEQAPRFAAAGATVVDNSSAWRKDPEVPLVVSEVNPDALQDIPKGIVANPNCTTMAAMPVLKPLHDAAGLQRLRVSSYQAVSGSGLAGVNALASQVRANDAVFEQLTTDGSALEASDLGPYVAPIAFNALPMAGSLVDDGSLETDEEQKLRNESRKILGIPELAVAGTCVRIPVFTGHTLVIHAEFDSAISVEKATELLQGAPGVKVVDVPTPLAAAGIDESLVGRIRVDQSVPEGRGLVFVVSGDNLRKGAALNTIQIAELLVAGQ; the protein is encoded by the coding sequence ATGACCACCATTGCTGTTGTTGGTGCCACCGGCCAGGTTGGCCGCGTGATGCGTTCGATTCTTGAGCAGCGCAACTTCCCGGCCGATAAGGTGCGCTTCTTCGCCTCTGCGCGCAGCGCGGGCAAGGAGCTGGAGTTCCGCGGTGAGAAGATCGTCGTTGAGGATGTCGCTGCCACTTCCGACGAGGATTTAAAGGGCATCGACGTTGCCGTGTTCTCTGCGGGAGGAACGCTGTCGAAGGAGCAGGCTCCGCGTTTTGCCGCGGCCGGCGCGACCGTGGTGGATAATTCCTCTGCATGGCGTAAGGATCCGGAAGTGCCGCTGGTGGTCTCCGAGGTCAACCCGGATGCGTTGCAGGACATCCCGAAGGGCATTGTCGCGAACCCGAACTGCACCACTATGGCGGCGATGCCGGTGCTCAAGCCGCTTCACGACGCCGCGGGCCTGCAGCGCCTGCGTGTCTCCTCCTACCAGGCCGTTTCCGGTTCTGGGCTGGCCGGTGTGAATGCCTTGGCGTCGCAGGTGCGCGCTAACGATGCCGTATTCGAGCAGCTGACTACTGACGGTTCTGCGCTTGAGGCCTCGGATCTTGGGCCTTACGTTGCGCCAATCGCGTTCAATGCGCTGCCGATGGCGGGGTCGCTGGTAGATGACGGCTCTCTGGAGACCGACGAGGAGCAGAAGCTCCGCAATGAGTCCCGCAAGATCCTGGGGATTCCGGAGCTGGCCGTCGCAGGTACCTGCGTGCGTATCCCGGTGTTTACTGGACACACGCTGGTTATCCATGCGGAGTTTGATTCGGCTATCTCCGTGGAGAAAGCCACGGAGCTGCTTCAGGGCGCGCCTGGCGTGAAGGTTGTGGATGTGCCTACCCCGCTTGCTGCCGCCGGTATCGATGAGTCCTTGGTCGGGCGTATCCGTGTCGACCAGTCCGTGCCGGAGGGCCGTGGTCTGGTGTTCGTGGTCTCTGGCGATAACCTGCGCAAGGGCGCTGCCCTGAACACAATTCAGATTGCGGAGCTTCTGGTCGCCGGGCAGTAG
- a CDS encoding SpaH/EbpB family LPXTG-anchored major pilin, translated as MNKFSRTARSVTFAAIVGLSLGISAPGAFAQDAVEAQTGNVALANAASLINKDQKATLTIHKFGDPTELGERTGEAKDREKAGNGTALNEVGFTIYKVLKTADGKTAINLNTNEGLAAAAGIKAGDYAKFVDAKGNVTEAGKEIIEKKGEEQKTANAEGKDGVTTFEIGTDHAPYLVVETSPKEGYTPANPFIAFVPMTKANAGENQGTEWNYDVHAVPKNYKKTPPQKTVTDQDENGKLAQAGDVVKYDISTTVRNIEAGKRLKYYYISDTLDAKNFDVMAETTKFAVSIDGESAAEGDYTVSKDRGSNAFRINFTVDGLKKLKSGSKVNVHVEAVKNSSEKVAPNQAIEWEPSSPSSDQDVDSDTPPEEPQPGDGRRTEVVQSRFGELKFTKVDAKGEALEGAEFKIYQTKRGGRCEDYSKLDLDKHAFEVKAQDANIDGGKGEQESVFKSTKEGGVHVTGLHVNDFVNNAPATDSSIDGTMTEYCLIETKAPKGKELLSKAVAFRLVASAETTKVEVPKEVTTWEVQPDGTVTNVKTAEETTTIDVPVYKPVTVTVGDKGEGKVVNIDDTTPQLPLTGGAGVGILAAIGAAIVAAGAWFARRGAKN; from the coding sequence GTGAACAAGTTCTCTCGTACCGCTCGCTCGGTAACATTCGCCGCCATTGTCGGACTTTCGCTGGGTATTTCTGCTCCTGGCGCTTTCGCGCAGGATGCTGTCGAAGCACAGACTGGTAACGTGGCTCTAGCTAATGCTGCTTCCCTGATTAACAAGGACCAGAAGGCGACGCTGACCATCCATAAGTTCGGTGATCCGACTGAATTGGGTGAGCGTACCGGTGAAGCTAAGGATCGCGAAAAAGCTGGAAATGGCACTGCCCTGAATGAAGTTGGTTTCACAATCTACAAGGTGCTGAAGACCGCAGACGGTAAAACCGCGATCAACCTGAACACCAACGAGGGGCTCGCAGCTGCCGCCGGTATCAAGGCTGGCGACTACGCCAAATTTGTCGATGCTAAGGGCAACGTCACTGAAGCTGGTAAGGAAATCATTGAGAAGAAGGGGGAAGAGCAGAAGACTGCGAACGCTGAGGGCAAAGACGGTGTAACAACCTTCGAAATCGGTACTGACCATGCGCCGTACCTCGTCGTTGAGACTAGCCCTAAGGAAGGGTACACCCCGGCCAATCCGTTCATCGCCTTCGTCCCAATGACCAAGGCTAACGCTGGTGAGAACCAGGGCACCGAGTGGAACTACGATGTCCACGCAGTTCCGAAGAACTACAAGAAGACTCCGCCGCAGAAGACCGTCACCGACCAGGATGAAAACGGCAAGCTCGCGCAGGCTGGCGATGTAGTTAAGTACGACATCAGCACTACCGTTCGTAACATCGAAGCAGGCAAGCGGCTGAAGTACTACTACATTTCGGATACCTTGGATGCCAAGAACTTCGATGTTATGGCTGAAACCACGAAGTTCGCTGTGTCCATTGACGGGGAGTCTGCCGCGGAAGGCGACTACACCGTCTCTAAGGACAGGGGGTCCAATGCTTTCCGCATTAACTTCACCGTTGACGGTCTGAAGAAGTTGAAGAGCGGTTCCAAGGTCAACGTTCACGTCGAGGCTGTCAAGAACTCTTCTGAAAAGGTCGCACCAAACCAGGCAATCGAGTGGGAGCCTTCCAGCCCGTCTTCGGACCAGGATGTCGATAGTGATACTCCTCCGGAGGAGCCGCAGCCAGGAGATGGTCGCCGCACCGAGGTGGTCCAGTCTCGCTTTGGTGAACTAAAGTTCACCAAGGTTGATGCCAAGGGTGAAGCTCTTGAGGGGGCAGAATTTAAGATCTACCAGACCAAGCGCGGCGGCCGTTGTGAAGACTACTCGAAGCTGGATCTCGATAAGCACGCTTTTGAAGTCAAGGCGCAGGACGCCAATATCGACGGTGGCAAGGGGGAGCAAGAAAGCGTATTCAAGTCGACCAAGGAGGGCGGAGTGCATGTAACTGGCCTTCACGTCAACGACTTCGTAAACAACGCACCGGCCACGGACTCTTCAATCGATGGCACCATGACTGAATACTGCCTCATTGAGACCAAGGCTCCGAAGGGTAAGGAACTGCTGTCGAAGGCGGTTGCCTTCAGGCTCGTCGCGTCTGCTGAGACGACAAAGGTTGAGGTTCCAAAGGAGGTTACGACTTGGGAGGTTCAGCCGGATGGCACTGTAACCAATGTTAAGACGGCAGAGGAAACCACGACCATTGATGTCCCTGTCTACAAGCCAGTTACCGTCACCGTCGGTGACAAGGGCGAAGGCAAGGTCGTCAACATCGACGACACCACCCCACAGCTGCCACTGACCGGTGGTGCTGGTGTTGGCATCCTGGCCGCGATCGGTGCTGCAATTGTCGCAGCCGGTGCTTGGTTCGCACGCCGCGGAGCTAAGAACTAA
- a CDS encoding DMT family transporter: MHNNLLAAALALLSALSIAWGTVIRHKLADALSDDTSTLSGVAHTVRQPRWWFGSFLAMAGYAFQIAALAFGTLLLVQPLLVTKLMLTLPLAAKVNRYRISRAEMAWSVALTIAVAVLVVFGEPAAGITDIPTATWGYVLAFGGVTMTIIYAVAVSWQRAPKALLLGTATGWLYGFVALLSKAVVDMYMTKGLVSLSLAWELWLLVALSIIGVGIQQAAFNAGPLQQSLPAMTIVEPIVAFSLGYLVLGEYFQAQGSEWIALGAALITMIAATIALAVRSGSEGADAGANRAAHPIPPATAADQA; this comes from the coding sequence GTGCACAACAATCTCCTCGCCGCCGCCCTCGCGCTCCTATCAGCGCTAAGCATCGCGTGGGGAACCGTCATCCGCCACAAACTTGCCGACGCGCTTTCCGACGACACCAGCACACTAAGCGGCGTTGCCCATACGGTACGTCAGCCCCGCTGGTGGTTCGGCTCCTTCCTGGCGATGGCCGGCTACGCCTTCCAAATCGCGGCTCTCGCTTTTGGCACATTGCTGCTGGTTCAGCCACTACTAGTGACGAAATTGATGCTCACTCTCCCTCTGGCAGCGAAGGTGAATAGGTACCGAATTTCGCGCGCCGAGATGGCCTGGTCGGTGGCGTTGACTATTGCCGTGGCAGTACTGGTTGTGTTCGGCGAACCGGCCGCCGGAATCACCGACATCCCGACCGCAACATGGGGATACGTACTCGCCTTCGGCGGCGTTACGATGACAATAATCTACGCCGTCGCCGTCAGCTGGCAGCGCGCACCGAAGGCACTCCTGCTCGGCACAGCCACAGGCTGGTTATACGGATTCGTGGCGCTGCTGTCGAAGGCGGTTGTCGATATGTACATGACCAAAGGGCTAGTGTCACTCTCCTTGGCCTGGGAACTCTGGTTGCTGGTGGCGCTGTCGATCATTGGCGTCGGCATTCAGCAGGCCGCGTTCAACGCCGGGCCGCTGCAGCAATCCCTGCCAGCCATGACGATTGTGGAACCAATCGTCGCCTTCTCCCTCGGCTACCTCGTCCTCGGCGAATATTTCCAAGCGCAAGGATCCGAATGGATCGCACTCGGCGCGGCTCTGATCACCATGATTGCGGCGACCATCGCGCTTGCGGTGCGCTCCGGATCCGAGGGCGCCGACGCTGGTGCCAATAGGGCGGCGCACCCGATCCCGCCCGCCACCGCCGCAGACCAGGCCTGA
- a CDS encoding aspartate kinase, translating into MALVVQKYGGSSLESAERIRRVAERIVETKKQGNDVVVVCSAMGDTTDELLDLANQVNPVPPGREMDMLLTAGERISNALVAMAIASFGASARSFTGSQAGVITTERHGNARIVEVTPGRVREALDEGHICLVAGFQGVNRETKDVTTLGRGGSDTTAVALAAALEADVCEIYSDVDGVYTADPRIVPDAQRLDNISFEEMLEMAAVGAKILQLRSVEYARAFNVPLRVRSSYSNDLGTLVDGSMEDIPVEEAVLTGVAHDRSEAKVTVLGIPDDPGQAAKMFRAVADAEINIDMVLQNVSTIADNRTDITFTCPREDGPKAMTLLKKLQVENDWKDVLYDDHVGKVSLVGAGMKSHPGVTATFCEALADIDVNIDLISTSEIRISVLVNDTEVDKSVKALHDAFGLGGEEEAVVYAGTGR; encoded by the coding sequence ATGGCCTTGGTTGTGCAGAAGTACGGTGGTTCGTCGCTAGAGAGCGCGGAGCGTATTCGCCGCGTTGCTGAGCGGATCGTCGAAACCAAGAAGCAGGGCAACGATGTGGTGGTTGTGTGCTCGGCAATGGGGGACACCACCGATGAGCTGCTGGACTTGGCCAATCAGGTCAACCCGGTGCCGCCGGGACGTGAGATGGACATGTTGCTGACTGCCGGTGAGCGCATCTCTAACGCACTGGTAGCCATGGCGATTGCCTCCTTTGGTGCTTCGGCGCGGTCCTTTACGGGCTCACAGGCGGGCGTGATTACCACCGAGCGGCACGGAAACGCTCGCATTGTGGAGGTCACGCCGGGGCGTGTTCGCGAGGCACTGGATGAAGGCCACATCTGCTTGGTTGCGGGCTTCCAGGGTGTCAACCGCGAGACCAAGGATGTGACCACCCTGGGTCGTGGTGGTTCGGACACCACTGCAGTCGCGCTGGCCGCGGCGCTGGAGGCCGATGTGTGCGAGATTTACTCGGATGTGGATGGTGTCTACACCGCCGATCCGCGCATCGTGCCGGATGCTCAGCGCCTGGATAACATCTCTTTCGAGGAGATGCTGGAGATGGCCGCGGTGGGCGCGAAGATTTTGCAATTGCGCAGCGTGGAATACGCCCGCGCGTTTAATGTCCCGTTGCGTGTGCGTTCGTCGTATAGCAATGACCTGGGCACTCTTGTTGATGGATCGATGGAGGATATTCCTGTGGAAGAAGCAGTTCTGACTGGCGTGGCGCATGACCGCTCTGAGGCGAAGGTGACCGTGCTCGGCATTCCGGATGACCCGGGCCAGGCGGCGAAGATGTTCCGCGCGGTCGCGGATGCCGAGATCAACATCGATATGGTGCTGCAGAATGTGTCCACCATTGCCGATAACCGCACGGATATTACTTTCACCTGTCCGCGCGAGGACGGCCCGAAGGCCATGACTCTGCTGAAGAAGCTGCAGGTGGAAAACGACTGGAAGGATGTGCTTTACGACGACCACGTGGGCAAGGTTTCCCTCGTTGGCGCGGGCATGAAGTCACATCCGGGTGTCACGGCGACCTTCTGCGAGGCGCTGGCCGACATTGACGTCAATATCGACCTGATTTCTACATCCGAGATCCGCATCTCCGTGTTGGTCAATGACACTGAGGTGGACAAGTCTGTCAAGGCGCTGCACGACGCCTTCGGGCTCGGCGGCGAGGAAGAGGCCGTTGTTTACGCTGGTACGGGACGTTAA